A region of Arabidopsis thaliana chromosome 5, partial sequence DNA encodes the following proteins:
- the GONST4 gene encoding golgi nucleotide sugar transporter 4 (golgi nucleotide sugar transporter 4 (GONST4); CONTAINS InterPro DOMAIN/s: Protein of unknown function DUF250 (InterPro:IPR004853); BEST Arabidopsis thaliana protein match is: golgi nucleotide sugar transporter 3 (TAIR:AT1G76340.1); Has 1807 Blast hits to 1807 proteins in 277 species: Archae - 0; Bacteria - 0; Metazoa - 736; Fungi - 347; Plants - 385; Viruses - 0; Other Eukaryotes - 339 (source: NCBI BLink).), which produces MSSSRFDSNKQLTTSSLVIGYALCSSLLAVINKLAITYFNYPGLLTALQYLTCTVAVYLLGKSGLINHDPFTWDTAKKFLPAAIVFYLAIFTNTNLLRHANVDTFIVFRSLTPLLVAIADTVFRSQPLPSRLTFLSLVVILAGAVGYVATDSSFTLTAYSWALAYLVTITTEMVYIKHMVSNIKLNIWGLVLYNNLLSLMIAPVFWFLTGEFTEVFAALSENRGNLFEPYAFSSVAASCVFGFLISYFGFAARNAISATAFTVTGVVNKFLTVVINVLIWDKHATPVGLVCLLFTICGGVGYQQSVKLDKPIEKVSEKDSEKGEEDEELTQLVPGKLASVV; this is translated from the coding sequence atgtcGTCCTCTCGATTCgattcaaacaaacaattaacAACAAGCAGTCTCGTAATCGGCTACGCACTCTGCTCAAGCCTCCTCGCCGTAATCAACAAATTAGCAATCACATACTTCAACTACCCAGGTCTCCTCACAGCTCTTCAATACCTAACCTGCACCGTCGCCGTCTATCTTCTCGGCAAATCAGGGTTAATCAATCACGATCCATTCACATGGGACACTGCTAAGAAATTTCTCCCTGCAGCTATCGTCTTCTACCTCGCTATCttcacaaacacaaacctCCTCCGTCACGCTAATGTCGATACTTTCATCGTCTTCCGATCTCTAACACCGCTCTTAGTCGCGATCGCTGATACTGTGTTTCGTAGTCAGCCTTTACCTTCGAGACTTACGTTTTTGTCTCTCGTCGTTATCCTCGCTGGAGCTGTTGGGTATGTTGCAACTGACTCGTCTTTTACTCTAACGGCTTATTCATGGGCTTTGGCTTATCTTGTTACCATTACTACTGAAATGGTTTACATTAAGCATATGGTctctaatattaaattgaacATTTGGGGATTGGTTCTCTACAATAATCTACTGTCTCTGATGATAGCACCGGTGTTCTGGTTTCTTACTGGAGAATTCACCGAGGTTTTCGCGGCGTTGAGTGAGAATAGAGGGAATTTGTTTGAGCCTTATGCGTTTTCTTCTGTGGCTGCGTCGTGTGTGTTTGGTTTCCTTATCAGTTACTTTGGATTTGCTGCTAGGAATGCTATCTCTGCTACTGCTTTTACAGTCACTGGTGTTGTTAACAAGTTCTTGACTGTTGTCatcaatgttttgatttgggaTAAGCATGCCACTCCtgttggtttggtttgtcttctttttactATCTGTGGAGGTGTTGGTTATCAGCAGAGTGTCAAATTGGATAAACCCATTGAGAAGGTCAGCGAGAAAGATAGCGAGAAGGGAGAGGAAGATGAGGAGTTGACGCAGTTGGTTCCGGGGAAACTAGCTTCTGTTGTATGA
- a CDS encoding GRAS family transcription factor family protein, whose protein sequence is MEKSQRCNKDTNTTIGFCLLPSELIQNILFHLCIPEIIRMKLLNKYVLTTISDRSFIRQLNDGSQRDTWIFVYTRRWRRDNGVLHGFSDRSVRWFKIPVAEILAGEIRPGEDLYLLTASGPRGTSSWRRSGMKLVPDPSNPSHFRFMFAEMVNNRPVLFTYYSNTATWHTKETEDTTNWEVKKNSNVLFLSLSNRPHESTVMSVDDGSIINRFPRILRPRINQDAIRQCPSSVGFSRNDLESQLLHIHGDEYKVVIRLDRIDNSKMNKVMKSLEVWEISSNGEKWELVSRAPSEVISKKPCGVMMGCLERRLGVIRVALMTNHEGLWNIIWLDYDKHKDKWEWVPLPDCRFLQGSNMAGISFSSGLTFSL, encoded by the exons atggaaaaaagcCAAAGATGTAACAAAGACACAAACACCACCATTGGCTTTTGCCTTCTTCCTTCTGAACTCATACAAAACATTCTATTCCATCTTTGTATACCTGAGATCATCCGAATGAAACTACTCAATAAGTATGTTTTGACCACAATCTCTGACCGGAGTTTCATCCGACAACTCAACGATGGATCACAGAGAGACACGTGGATTTTCGTCTACACGAGGCGTTGGCGCCGTGACAACGGTGTGCTTCACGGTTTCTCGGACCGATCCGTACGTTGGTTCAAGATTCCGGTGGCTGAAATACTCGCCGGGGAGATTCGTCCCGGCGAAGATTTGTATTTACTAACTGCTAGTG GTCCACGTGGAACTTCGTCTTGGAGACGATCCGGTATGAAGCTTGTGCCTGATCCATCAAATCCTAGTCATTTCCGGTTTATGTTCGCTGAGATGGTCAATAACCGACCGGTTCTGTTTACTTATTATTCTAACACAGCCACGTGGCATactaaagaaacagaggatacaACAAATTGGGAGGTTAAGAAAAACAGTAATGTATTATTCTTAAGCTTATCAAATCGACCTCACGAGAGTACTGTGATGAGCGTTGACGATGGTTCGATAATAAACCGGTTTCCGAGGATTTTGCGGCCGAGGATAAACCAAGACGCGATCAGACAATGCCCGTCGAGTGTTGGATTCAGTAGGAACGATCTAGAGAGTCAGTTGTTACATATACATGGAGATGAGTACAAAGTGGTTATTAGATTAGACAGAATTGATAATTCAAAGATGAATAAAGTGATGAAGAGTTTAGAGGTTTGGGAAATAAGCTCAAATGGTGAGAAATGGGAGTTAGTGTCAAGAGCACCAAGTGAAGTGATCAGCAAGAAGCCTTGTGGTGTGATGATGGGATGCTTAGAGAGGAGATTAGGGGTGATTAGAGTGGCTCTAATGACGAATCATGAAGGTCTATGGAATATAATTTGGTTGGATTATGACAAGCATAAGGATAAGTGGGAGTGGGTTCCACTACCTGATTGTAGATTCTTGCAAGGCTCAAATATGGCCGGGATTAGTTTCTCCTCTGGCCTCACCTTCTCtttgtaa
- a CDS encoding RNA-binding (RRM/RBD/RNP motifs) family protein, producing MNPGPGRLQPHGGWDRSPDRRSDGNYERDRYSDRSRERDRSQDRRKDHRYIEKERAYEHSHDFERRNDHDMVDRNGYKERVFDGDEGDWRGDRSYVDNGRGINGTSAHEGRSQETKREDSTILDGGRGRDHFSNSSGDHQVKEDLEALIKMREALRDEVMVMEERLEVKEVVCSELQKKSKRLEDLLINEKKLVSQRRKELAKLHKSYSRVRECTDNLKDCEQELQLLVNSAAREGVAGADEGLGHGYP from the exons ATGAATCCAGGTCCGGGGCGGTTACAACCACACGGTGGTTGGGATAGAAGTCCTGATAGGAGAAGTGATGGTAATTATGAGAGGGATCGGTATAGTGATAGGTCTCGAGAACGGGATAGGTCTCAGGATAGGAGAAAAGATCATCGCTACATAGAGAAGGAAAGAGCTTATGAGCATTCACATGATTTTGAGAGGAGGAATGATCATGATATGGTAGATAGAAATGGTTATAAGGAAAGAGTTTTCGATGGTGATGAAGGAGATTGGCGTGGGGATAGGTCTTATGTGGATAATGGTAGGGGAATAAATGGGACCAGTGCTCACGAAGGAAGGAgccaagaaacaaagagagaagatag TACCATTCTTGATGGTGGACGTGGCAGAGATCACTTCTCTAATTCAAGTGGAGATCATCAG GTGAAAGAAGATCTGGAAGCGCTGATTAAGATGCGTGAGGCGCTTCGAGATGAG GTGATGGTGATGGAAGAGAGACTGGAAGTAAAAGAAGTAGTGTGCTCAGAGCTACAGAAGAAATCTAAG AGATTAGAAGATTTGTTGATCAATGAAAAGAAACTGGTTTCACAACGCCGAAAAGAATTGGCAAAG CTACATAAATCATATTCAAGGGTTAGAGAGTGCACGGACAACCTGAAAGACTGTGAACAAGAACTCCAG TTGCTTGTTAATTCAGCAGCTAGAGAAGGCGTGGCAGGTGCTGATGAAGGATTGGGACACGGGTATCCGTAA
- a CDS encoding GRAS family transcription factor family protein (unknown protein; Has 1807 Blast hits to 1807 proteins in 277 species: Archae - 0; Bacteria - 0; Metazoa - 736; Fungi - 347; Plants - 385; Viruses - 0; Other Eukaryotes - 339 (source: NCBI BLink).): MEKSQRCNKDTNTTIGFCLLPSELIQNILFHLCIPEIIRMKLLNKYVLTTISDRSFIRQLNDGSQRDTWIFVYTRRWRRDNGVLHGFSDRSVRWFKIPVAEILAGEIRPGEDLYLLTASGNFLLFASNTHSGIIAVDLVGKIVTRISSCPLGPRGTSSWRRSGMKLVPDPSNPSHFRFMFAEMVNNRPVLFTYYSNTATWHTKETEDTTNWEVKKNSNVLFLSLSNRPHESTVMSVDDGSIINRFPRILRPRINQDAIRQCPSSVGFSRNDLESQLLHIHGDEYKVVIRLDRIDNSKMNKVMKSLEVWEISSNGEKWELVSRAPSEVISKKPCGVMMGCLERRLGVIRVALMTNHEGLWNIIWLDYDKHKDKWEWVPLPDCRFLQGSNMAGISFSSGLTFSL, translated from the coding sequence atggaaaaaagcCAAAGATGTAACAAAGACACAAACACCACCATTGGCTTTTGCCTTCTTCCTTCTGAACTCATACAAAACATTCTATTCCATCTTTGTATACCTGAGATCATCCGAATGAAACTACTCAATAAGTATGTTTTGACCACAATCTCTGACCGGAGTTTCATCCGACAACTCAACGATGGATCACAGAGAGACACGTGGATTTTCGTCTACACGAGGCGTTGGCGCCGTGACAACGGTGTGCTTCACGGTTTCTCGGACCGATCCGTACGTTGGTTCAAGATTCCGGTGGCTGAAATACTCGCCGGGGAGATTCGTCCCGGCGAAGATTTGTATTTACTAACTGCTAGTGGTAATTTCCTTCTCTTTGCTTCTAATACTCATAGTGGAATCATAGCCGTTGATTTGGTGGGCAAGATCGTTACAAGAATCAGCTCATGTCCGTTAGGTCCACGTGGAACTTCGTCTTGGAGACGATCCGGTATGAAGCTTGTGCCTGATCCATCAAATCCTAGTCATTTCCGGTTTATGTTCGCTGAGATGGTCAATAACCGACCGGTTCTGTTTACTTATTATTCTAACACAGCCACGTGGCATactaaagaaacagaggatacaACAAATTGGGAGGTTAAGAAAAACAGTAATGTATTATTCTTAAGCTTATCAAATCGACCTCACGAGAGTACTGTGATGAGCGTTGACGATGGTTCGATAATAAACCGGTTTCCGAGGATTTTGCGGCCGAGGATAAACCAAGACGCGATCAGACAATGCCCGTCGAGTGTTGGATTCAGTAGGAACGATCTAGAGAGTCAGTTGTTACATATACATGGAGATGAGTACAAAGTGGTTATTAGATTAGACAGAATTGATAATTCAAAGATGAATAAAGTGATGAAGAGTTTAGAGGTTTGGGAAATAAGCTCAAATGGTGAGAAATGGGAGTTAGTGTCAAGAGCACCAAGTGAAGTGATCAGCAAGAAGCCTTGTGGTGTGATGATGGGATGCTTAGAGAGGAGATTAGGGGTGATTAGAGTGGCTCTAATGACGAATCATGAAGGTCTATGGAATATAATTTGGTTGGATTATGACAAGCATAAGGATAAGTGGGAGTGGGTTCCACTACCTGATTGTAGATTCTTGCAAGGCTCAAATATGGCCGGGATTAGTTTCTCCTCTGGCCTCACCTTCTCtttgtaa
- the RPT6A gene encoding regulatory particle triple-A ATPase 6A (regulatory particle triple-A ATPase 6A (RPT6A); FUNCTIONS IN: ATPase activity; INVOLVED IN: ubiquitin-dependent protein catabolic process; LOCATED IN: proteasome regulatory particle, base subcomplex, proteasome complex, nucleus, plasma membrane; EXPRESSED IN: guard cell; CONTAINS InterPro DOMAIN/s: ATPase, AAA+ type, core (InterPro:IPR003593), ATPase, AAA-type, core (InterPro:IPR003959), ATPase, AAA-type, conserved site (InterPro:IPR003960), 26S proteasome subunit P45 (InterPro:IPR005937); BEST Arabidopsis thaliana protein match is: AAA-type ATPase family protein (TAIR:AT5G20000.1); Has 30201 Blast hits to 17322 proteins in 780 species: Archae - 12; Bacteria - 1396; Metazoa - 17338; Fungi - 3422; Plants - 5037; Viruses - 0; Other Eukaryotes - 2996 (source: NCBI BLink).), with protein sequence MAAVGVDSRRPETAMEETCNVKGAAAKQGEGLKQYYLQHIHELQRQLRQKTNNLNRLEAQRNELNSRVRMLREELQLLQEPGSYVGEVVKVMGKNKVLVKVHPEGKYVVDIDKSIDITKITPSTRVALRNDSYVLHLVLPSKVDPLVNLMKVEKVPDSTYDMIGGLDQQIKEIKEVIELPIKHPELFESLGIAQPKGVLLYGPPGTGKTLLARAVAHHTDCTFIRVSGSELVQKYIGEGSRMVRELFVMAREHAPSIIFMDEIDSIGSARMESGSGNGDSEVQRTMLELLNQLDGFEASNKIKVLMATNRIDILDQALLRPGRIDRKIEFPNPNEESRFDILKIHSRKMNLMRGIDLKKIAEKMNGASGAELKAVCTEAGMFALRERRVHVTQEDFEMAVAKVMKKDTEKNMSLRKLWK encoded by the exons ATGGCGGCCGTAGGAGTAGATTCGAGGCGTCCTGAGACAGCGATGGAGGAAACCTGTAACGTGAAAGGAGCGGCGGCGAAACAAGGGGAAGGGCTTAAGCAGTACTATCTCCAGCACATCCATGAGCTCCAGCGCCAGCTTCGACAGAAGACTAATAACCTCAATCGCCTTGAAGCTCAAAGGAATGAACTCAATTCTCGAg TGAGAATGCTCAGAGAAGAGTTACAGCTCCTTCAAGAACCTGGGTCCTATGTGGGAGAAGTGGTAAAAGTTATGGGAAAGAACAAGGTCTTGGTTAAG GTTCATCCAGAGGGGAAGTATGTTGTTGATATTGACAAAAGTATAGACATTACGAAAATCACtccatcaacgagagttgcTCTTCGTAATGATAGCTATGTTCTCCACCTGGTTCTGCCAAGTAAAGTAGATCCCTTGGTTAACCTTATGAAAGTTGAGAAGGTTCCAGACTCCACCTATGACATGATTGGTGGTCTTGACCAGCAGATTAAGGAAATAAAGGAG GTCATTGAGCTGCCAATCAAGCATCCTGAATTGTTTGAGTCTCTTGGAATTGCGCAGCCAAAG GGTGTGTTGTTATACGGTCCACCTGGAACTGGGAAGACACTATTGGCTCGGGCTGTTGCACATCACACTGACTGTACTTTCATAAGAGTTTCTGGTTCCGAGCTTGTCCAGAAATACATTGGAGAAGGTTCTAGAATGGTCAGAGAACTTTTTGTGATGGCAAG GGAGCATGCACCATCAATCATCTTCATGGATGAAATCGATAGTATTGGGTCTGCTCGTATGGAATCTGGAAGTGGAAATGGTGACAGTGAGGTGCAACGGACCATGCTCGAGCTTCTCAATCAACTTGACGGTTTTGAAGcgtcaaacaaaatcaag GTTTTGATGGCTACAAATCGTATTGATATTCTGGATCAAGCTCTTCTCAGGCCTGGAAGAATTGATAGGAAAATTGAATTTCCTAATCCTAATGAAGAG TCACGTTTTGACATCTTGAAGATTCACTCGAGGAAAATGAATTTGATGCGTGGAATCGATCTGAAAAAGATTGCAGAGAAGATGAATGGCGCTTCAGGTGCTGAGCTGAAG GCTGTGTGCACGGAGGCGGGAATGTTTGCTCTGCGTGAGAGGAGAGTACACGTGACACAAGAAGACTTTGAGATGGCGGTGGCCAAGGTAATGAAGAAAGACACGGAGAAGAACATGTCTCTGCGTAAGCTGTGGAAGTAG
- the RPT6A gene encoding regulatory particle triple-A ATPase 6A → MITILFMHEVRMLREELQLLQEPGSYVGEVVKVMGKNKVLVKVHPEGKYVVDIDKSIDITKITPSTRVALRNDSYVLHLVLPSKVDPLVNLMKVEKVPDSTYDMIGGLDQQIKEIKEVIELPIKHPELFESLGIAQPKGVLLYGPPGTGKTLLARAVAHHTDCTFIRVSGSELVQKYIGEGSRMVRELFVMAREHAPSIIFMDEIDSIGSARMESGSGNGDSEVQRTMLELLNQLDGFEASNKIKVLMATNRIDILDQALLRPGRIDRKIEFPNPNEESRFDILKIHSRKMNLMRGIDLKKIAEKMNGASGAELKAVCTEAGMFALRERRVHVTQEDFEMAVAKVMKKDTEKNMSLRKLWK, encoded by the exons ATGATCACCATCCTATTTATGCATGAAG TGAGAATGCTCAGAGAAGAGTTACAGCTCCTTCAAGAACCTGGGTCCTATGTGGGAGAAGTGGTAAAAGTTATGGGAAAGAACAAGGTCTTGGTTAAG GTTCATCCAGAGGGGAAGTATGTTGTTGATATTGACAAAAGTATAGACATTACGAAAATCACtccatcaacgagagttgcTCTTCGTAATGATAGCTATGTTCTCCACCTGGTTCTGCCAAGTAAAGTAGATCCCTTGGTTAACCTTATGAAAGTTGAGAAGGTTCCAGACTCCACCTATGACATGATTGGTGGTCTTGACCAGCAGATTAAGGAAATAAAGGAG GTCATTGAGCTGCCAATCAAGCATCCTGAATTGTTTGAGTCTCTTGGAATTGCGCAGCCAAAG GGTGTGTTGTTATACGGTCCACCTGGAACTGGGAAGACACTATTGGCTCGGGCTGTTGCACATCACACTGACTGTACTTTCATAAGAGTTTCTGGTTCCGAGCTTGTCCAGAAATACATTGGAGAAGGTTCTAGAATGGTCAGAGAACTTTTTGTGATGGCAAG GGAGCATGCACCATCAATCATCTTCATGGATGAAATCGATAGTATTGGGTCTGCTCGTATGGAATCTGGAAGTGGAAATGGTGACAGTGAGGTGCAACGGACCATGCTCGAGCTTCTCAATCAACTTGACGGTTTTGAAGcgtcaaacaaaatcaag GTTTTGATGGCTACAAATCGTATTGATATTCTGGATCAAGCTCTTCTCAGGCCTGGAAGAATTGATAGGAAAATTGAATTTCCTAATCCTAATGAAGAG TCACGTTTTGACATCTTGAAGATTCACTCGAGGAAAATGAATTTGATGCGTGGAATCGATCTGAAAAAGATTGCAGAGAAGATGAATGGCGCTTCAGGTGCTGAGCTGAAG GCTGTGTGCACGGAGGCGGGAATGTTTGCTCTGCGTGAGAGGAGAGTACACGTGACACAAGAAGACTTTGAGATGGCGGTGGCCAAGGTAATGAAGAAAGACACGGAGAAGAACATGTCTCTGCGTAAGCTGTGGAAGTAG